One genomic region from Streptomyces sp. NBC_00457 encodes:
- a CDS encoding MHYT domain-containing protein, protein MGHLDHAALGWLTPALSYVMACIGAALGLRCTVRALGATGRSRRNWLITAASAIGTGIWTMHFVAMLGFSVSGTDIHYDVPLTILSLLVAMAVVCAGVFAVGYSRDRGRALLIGGLTTGLGVASMHYLGMAAVRLHGDVHYDPVLVGLSVLIAVVAATAALWAALNIKSAVAVTIASLIMGAAVSSMHYTGMFAVSVHVTPSGEVLPGATAMQFIFPLAVGLGSYLFLTSAFVALSPTTGEREASASAQRPIESVAR, encoded by the coding sequence ATGGGACACCTGGACCACGCCGCCCTGGGCTGGCTGACACCCGCACTGTCGTACGTCATGGCCTGTATAGGCGCGGCGCTCGGACTGCGCTGCACCGTCCGAGCTCTCGGCGCCACCGGCCGGTCTCGCCGCAACTGGCTCATCACCGCCGCCTCGGCCATCGGAACCGGCATCTGGACCATGCACTTCGTGGCCATGCTCGGCTTCAGCGTCAGCGGCACCGACATCCACTACGACGTGCCGCTCACCATCCTGAGCCTGCTCGTCGCCATGGCGGTCGTCTGCGCCGGCGTCTTCGCCGTCGGCTACAGCCGTGACCGCGGCCGGGCGCTGCTGATCGGCGGACTCACCACCGGCCTGGGCGTGGCGAGCATGCACTACCTCGGAATGGCGGCGGTGCGCCTCCACGGAGACGTCCACTACGACCCGGTGCTCGTCGGACTCTCCGTGCTGATCGCCGTCGTCGCCGCCACGGCGGCCCTGTGGGCGGCCCTCAACATCAAGTCCGCGGTCGCCGTCACGATCGCCTCGCTCATCATGGGGGCGGCGGTGAGCAGCATGCACTACACCGGGATGTTCGCGGTGAGCGTGCACGTCACGCCGTCCGGTGAGGTCCTGCCCGGGGCGACGGCGATGCAGTTCATCTTTCCCCTCGCCGTCGGCCTCGGGTCCTATCTGTTCCTGACCTCGGCCTTCGTCGCCCTGTCTCCCACGACGGGCGAGCGCGAGGCATCCGCCTCGGCCCAGCGTCCGATCGAGAGCGTCGCCCGCTGA
- a CDS encoding class I SAM-dependent methyltransferase, translating into MSDDHTHVQEFFTARAADWDSRFPDDGPAYTAAVAALALPEGGRVLDAGCGTGRALTPLRAAVGPSGVVLGADLTPAMLEAAVRAGRDRDGQLLLADVAALPLRSESLDAVFAAGLIAHLPQPAENLTELARVVRKGGTLALFHPIGRAALAARQGRQITPDDLRAEPNLRPLLARSGWRMTSYVDEDARFLALAAREG; encoded by the coding sequence ATGAGCGACGACCACACACATGTCCAGGAGTTCTTCACCGCCCGCGCCGCGGACTGGGACAGCCGCTTTCCGGACGACGGCCCGGCCTACACGGCCGCGGTCGCCGCACTCGCTCTGCCCGAGGGGGGCCGGGTGCTCGACGCGGGCTGCGGCACGGGCCGGGCCCTGACGCCGCTGCGCGCGGCCGTGGGGCCCTCCGGAGTGGTCCTGGGAGCCGACCTGACCCCGGCCATGCTGGAGGCCGCCGTACGGGCCGGACGGGACCGGGACGGGCAGTTGCTGCTCGCCGACGTCGCCGCGCTGCCGCTGCGCTCGGAATCACTCGACGCGGTGTTCGCGGCGGGACTCATCGCCCATCTCCCCCAACCGGCCGAGAACCTGACGGAGTTGGCGCGCGTGGTGCGCAAGGGCGGCACCCTGGCGCTGTTCCACCCGATCGGCCGCGCGGCGCTCGCGGCACGCCAGGGCCGGCAGATCACCCCGGACGACCTGCGCGCGGAACCCAACCTGCGGCCCCTGCTGGCGCGTTCGGGGTGGCGTATGACGTCGTACGTCGACGAGGACGCGCGGTTCCTTGCGCTGGCCGCGCGCGAAGGCTGA